TCACAGTCATAAAAGTAAACTATTCTGTTGCCGTCCGGGGAAATATCATATCCGGAATGGTTTTTGGTCTGATATTCTGATAAAGTTTTTATTTCTTTTGTTTCTATATCTAAAAAATACACACCTCTTTTTAAAGTACGGGGTTCCCTTAAAGAATTTAGAAAAACTATGTTTTTTTCATCTTTTAATACGTTATAAAACGCAACATCATCAGCCAGCCATTCCACTTTTGGTATTTCTTCAGTTAAATCAATTTTATATAATTTTGAACCTGAGTTACCACCGCCTATAAAAAATATACACTGCCCCTCTTTGGAATATTTAGGTAAATCAATGTAGCTATATTTATCCGCTTCTTCTGACAAAGTATATTTTTCCGTTTTTTTCTCAGCTATATCATAAACAAAAAAATCATATGTTTTTTCTTCATCTCTTTTTAAACAATATGTAATATAGCCTCCGTCATCTGACCATCCAACTCCGTTAAATGTCTTAGCATATCTTAGCAAAAATTCGGTTATTTTATAACTGCTGTCTGTGGCTAAATCATAAATATACAACTCACAATTATTTTCTTTTTCACTGGGCTCAAATATATAATCCTTGTCACTTAAAAGAATACCGAGAATTTTATCCGAAATTAAAAGTTTTGTCCGGTCCGGAGATATCCCCACTACAGCGGCACCTTCTATTCTACTGTCATCACTTAAAAATAAATCTTTATAGCCGTCATTGTAAGCATCATATATACAGAGCTTTCTATTTCTTATAGGTTCCGGAATTCTTTTATCCATTGGATTACGCAGCAAAATATTGTTTTCCTCTAAATAACCTAATATTTTGTTAGGAATCATTTTAAAAGTCTTTACTCCTGTTACAACAGTCTTAGACAGCACCGGATTCCAAAGCTCATTCTCTTTTGGCGGCAGTACTAAAGTCTTACTCTCTTCTGCCTTTGTCAAATTCCAAAAAAATAAGGTTCCAATAGTTGTACATATTAATGTAACAGCCATTAAAATTATGGTTTTCTGCTATTTTCTTTTTGAATTCATTTTACACCTCTCCTTTTTTATAATTCATACTTTAAAGAGAGTATATTATATAGTTGTTTCAAAGATGTTAATTTTTTATGGGCAATGTTATTTCTACACAGGTACCTTTGTTTGGAAGGCTGTCAATTAAATTTGATTCCTCTATCATCTGGGCATAACCGGATATTATTGTAAGAGGAGTCTTTAATTCGTGAGTAACATTGTCAAAAAATTGTTTTCTATAGCTTTCTATCTCCTTTAATTTTTCGTGCCTTTCTTTTATTTCTTGAATTTGAGAGTAAATCCGGTCTTTCATTTTCACGAACTGCTCAGCCAGTTCCCCAATTTCATCATTAGATTTGATATCCACTTTTACTTGAAACTCCCCTTTTCCAATAACCTTTGAATAATCCCTCAGTTTTAAAAGAGGATTTAATATACTACGGGAAATTAAAAGAGAAACAACAACAATTCCGCCGCCTATAAAAACAGCAAAGATGCTGATTGACTTTATAAGTGAATACCCATACTGATATAAGCCTGAATAATCTTTAGAGAATCTGTATACACCTATTAAAGTGTTTTCGATTATAATGGGAATTGAAAATACCGCTACCTTTCTTCCCCCATTATCTAAAATTGTAACTGCACTTTGTTCTTTTAGTGCAAATTTAATGTCTTGGGTGTCATCTGACAATATGCTCATATGACAGTCATCACCGGCAATGCTCCCGTCTCTATAGTACATTACACCTTCTGTATTCATTTTTTCATTTAAATCCTTAAGTAAGTCCATGGAAATTAGCGGAAATTTACTTATTGGATCAGAAATATCCTTTATAAGGATAAATTGACGTGAATATATGTTAACATCATTTTCCCCCTTCTCTAAATCAGTCAAAATCACATTTTCATTACTCTTAATTATTCTACTGTTTATAAAAAAAATCATAATTAAAAATGCAATGCCAAAAATACATATATAACTTAAAAGAATCTTATCCCTTATAGAAAACCTCATTAAAGCCCTCTCACTCCATC
The genomic region above belongs to Acetivibrio saccincola and contains:
- a CDS encoding TolB family protein; translated protein: MTKAEESKTLVLPPKENELWNPVLSKTVVTGVKTFKMIPNKILGYLEENNILLRNPMDKRIPEPIRNRKLCIYDAYNDGYKDLFLSDDSRIEGAAVVGISPDRTKLLISDKILGILLSDKDYIFEPSEKENNCELYIYDLATDSSYKITEFLLRYAKTFNGVGWSDDGGYITYCLKRDEEKTYDFFVYDIAEKKTEKYTLSEEADKYSYIDLPKYSKEGQCIFFIGGGNSGSKLYKIDLTEEIPKVEWLADDVAFYNVLKDEKNIVFLNSLREPRTLKRGVYFLDIETKEIKTLSEYQTKNHSGYDISPDGNRIVYFYDCEGSIDVKVATLSGKGIKDSTTIYKMVNNPSDIWWRVLWNGNGTKVLLSSNKSMESSDELENYIIELEYK
- a CDS encoding HAMP domain-containing protein, producing the protein MRFSIRDKILLSYICIFGIAFLIMIFFINSRIIKSNENVILTDLEKGENDVNIYSRQFILIKDISDPISKFPLISMDLLKDLNEKMNTEGVMYYRDGSIAGDDCHMSILSDDTQDIKFALKEQSAVTILDNGGRKVAVFSIPIIIENTLIGVYRFSKDYSGLYQYGYSLIKSISIFAVFIGGGIVVVSLLISRSILNPLLKLRDYSKVIGKGEFQVKVDIKSNDEIGELAEQFVKMKDRIYSQIQEIKERHEKLKEIESYRKQFFDNVTHELKTPLTIISGYAQMIEESNLIDSLPNKGTCVEITLPIKN